The Acidobacteriota bacterium DNA window CACACCCCCGCCCACCATGGGATAATCCCCCCGCGCATTCGCGCAGGCTCACACATCGAGCAGCGCCATTCTGGAGCAGGCCCGTCCCACAAGCCGTGAGGAGAGTTCCGTGATCCGACGCAATTCCACCCCCACCCGTCGCTCCATCGTTTCGACTTCGCTGGCCGGCCTCGCCGTGCTGGCAGCCTTCGCTTTGTGCACCGCCCTGCCCGCCGCGGCCGCAGGGGTGGGAGCGTTGGAGTTCCTGGGGCGGTCAGTGGTGGAGGTCGAGCCCGGGCCGGGGATGGAGCTGGTGGAACCTCTGGGCGGACTTTCGGGCCTCACCTACGACCCGGCCAGGTCGAGCCGAGGCGATGGCCCCAGTCGCTACTACAGCATCAGCGACGACGCCAGCGTCCACGCGCCGGCGCGCTTCTACACCCTCGAGGTTCAGCTCACCGACGGCAAGCTCGAGGAGGGCGGGGTGCGGGCGGTGGAGAGCACGGTGCTGAAGGATCTCAACGGCGAGCCTTTCCCGCGCTACGCCATCGACGGTGAAGGCATCGCCCTGGCCGTCGACGGCACCCTCTTTATCTCCTCCGAAGGTCATGTCAACACCGGCGTCGGCCCCTTCCTGCGTCGCTTCTCCCTCGCCGGGGAGAGCCTCGAAGCCCTGCCCCTGCCGGACTACTACCAGCCGGAGTCAGGCACGATGGGTATTCGGCACAACCTGGGTTTCGAGGCGCTGACCATGGAGCCGGCTGGCCTCAACCTGTGGTCGGGAATCGAGAACGCCCTGGTGCAGGACGGCCCGGAGGCGGTGCCCGGGGGGGCCAGCGCTTCTCGCATCCTGCGCTTTGATCTGGGCGTGGGGTCCGGAGGGACGGGCGCTGCGCCGGGGAGCCGGCTAGGGGGGGAGTATGTCTATTGGAACGATCCGGTGGTGGAGGACAGTGAAGCTCCCGACGCCATCGAGGTCAACGGTCTGGTGGAGCTGACGGCCCTGGGCTCCGGCGAGTTGTTGGCGCTAGAGCGTTCCTATTCTTCTGGCGGCATCAACCACATCCGTCTCTACGAGGTCGATGTCCAGGGAGCTGATCGGGTCTCCGGCCCGCAGGTGGATGCGGCGCTGGCCCAGCCGGTGAGGAAGGAGCTGCTCCTCGATCTCACGGCCCTGGGCATTCCCCTTGACAATCTGGAGGGCATGACCTTCGGACCCTCTCTCCCGGACGGCCGGCGGCTGCTCCTCCTGGTCAGCGACGACAACTTCAGCGACCAGCAGGTCACCCACGTCCTCGCCTTCGCCGTGACCCTGGGAGAAGTGAAGGTGGCGCAGGTGCAGGGAGCGGGGCATCGCTCGCCCATGGAAGGCCAGTGGCTGCACCGAGTCCGCGGCGTGGTCACCGCCGTCGAGCCCCCGCCCCGCCGCTCTTCCTCCGAGGACGGAGAGCCCCGGGAACCGGACGTGACCTTCTGGATCCAAAGCCTCGACCCCGACGACGACCCCGCCACTTCCGAGGGATTGCGCATCGTCGCCGCCCCCGGGGTGCTGCCCCAGAGCGCGATGCCCCAGGGAGCCTTGCCGGACGCTGGGTCAGCGGAGGCCGCGGTGCGTGCTGGGGACGTGGTGGAGATCTCCGGCCGGGTAGCGGAGATCGCTTACCCCGGTGAGCTCCCCATCACCACCCTCGAAGCTTCCGTCATCCACCGCCCAAGCCGTGACAACCCGCCGCCCCAGCCGGTGGTGCTGGGGGAGGGCGGCCGCATGCCCCCCAGCCGCATTTTCGACGCCGACGCCCTGGAGGAATACCGCCCCACCGAGGACGGCCTCGACTTCTTCGAGAGCCTCGAGGGCATGCGGGTCATGGTGCGCGAGCCGGTGGTGGTGGGCCCCACCACCTACCGCGGCGGCTTTGTGGTGGTGGGCGACGACGGCCGCCACGCCGAGCCCCGCACCCATCGCGGCGGCCTCTCGCTGCTGCCGGAGGACTTCAACCCCGAGCGCATCCTGGTGGATACCAACCTGGTGGACGAGGTACCGGACCTGGCGGTGGGAGATCGCCTCCTCGGTCCGGTCATCGGCGTCGTGGCCTACCGCTTCGGTGAGTGGCGGGTGTGGGCGACGGAGCCCCTGCCCCCGGTCGATGATGTGGTGGTCGACGATGCTTCGGTCGACGATGGGGAGTCCGTCGATGAGCCCCCCGCCGCCGAGCCCGCCCGAGAGGTGACCACTCTCCGTGGCGACGACTCCCACCTCACCGTGGCCACCTTCAACGTTCTCAACCTCGATCCCCAGGATCCGTCGAAGCAATTCGAAGGCTTGGCGCGCACCATCGCCCAGGAGCTGGGCGCCCCCGACGTCGTCGCCCTGCAGGAGATCCAGGACGATGACGGCCCGGTGGACAACGGCCTGGTCACCGCCCGCCGCACCCTGAAGCTGCTCATCGATTCGATCTTCGAAGCCGGCGGCCCCGTCTACGACTTCCGCCAGATCGATCCCGAAAACAACGCCGACGGTGGCCAGCCCGGCGGCAACATCCGCGTCGCCTACCTCTTCAACCCCCAGCGGGTCCGCTTTGTCGACCGTGGCGACGCCGGCCCCCGGGACGCCACGGCGATCCAGGCCACCGACGACGGCCCCCGCCTCACCTTGAGCCCCGGCCGCGTCGCTCCCCTCGCCCCCTCCTTCGACGGCGACGAGGAAAAGGGCTGGGAAGGCGGCCGCCGCTCCCTGGCTGCGGAGATGCTCTTCACCCCCGGCACCGGCCGCGAGGAGCGCTTCTTCCTGATCAACAATCACTGGAAGTCCAAGCGCGGCGACGACCGCCTCGGCGGCAGCCGCCAACCCCCCGTCCCCGGCACCGAAGTCCAACGCGCCGCCCAGGCCCAGGTCATCTCCGACTTCGTGGAAGAGCTCCTCGCCGCCGACCCCCAAGCCGCCGTCATCGTCCTCGGTGACCTCAACGAGCACGAATTCCGCTCCCCCCTGGCGGTGCTGGCGGA harbors:
- a CDS encoding esterase-like activity of phytase family protein, with the protein product MIRRNSTPTRRSIVSTSLAGLAVLAAFALCTALPAAAAGVGALEFLGRSVVEVEPGPGMELVEPLGGLSGLTYDPARSSRGDGPSRYYSISDDASVHAPARFYTLEVQLTDGKLEEGGVRAVESTVLKDLNGEPFPRYAIDGEGIALAVDGTLFISSEGHVNTGVGPFLRRFSLAGESLEALPLPDYYQPESGTMGIRHNLGFEALTMEPAGLNLWSGIENALVQDGPEAVPGGASASRILRFDLGVGSGGTGAAPGSRLGGEYVYWNDPVVEDSEAPDAIEVNGLVELTALGSGELLALERSYSSGGINHIRLYEVDVQGADRVSGPQVDAALAQPVRKELLLDLTALGIPLDNLEGMTFGPSLPDGRRLLLLVSDDNFSDQQVTHVLAFAVTLGEVKVAQVQGAGHRSPMEGQWLHRVRGVVTAVEPPPRRSSSEDGEPREPDVTFWIQSLDPDDDPATSEGLRIVAAPGVLPQSAMPQGALPDAGSAEAAVRAGDVVEISGRVAEIAYPGELPITTLEASVIHRPSRDNPPPQPVVLGEGGRMPPSRIFDADALEEYRPTEDGLDFFESLEGMRVMVREPVVVGPTTYRGGFVVVGDDGRHAEPRTHRGGLSLLPEDFNPERILVDTNLVDEVPDLAVGDRLLGPVIGVVAYRFGEWRVWATEPLPPVDDVVVDDASVDDGESVDEPPAAEPAREVTTLRGDDSHLTVATFNVLNLDPQDPSKQFEGLARTIAQELGAPDVVALQEIQDDDGPVDNGLVTARRTLKLLIDSIFEAGGPVYDFRQIDPENNADGGQPGGNIRVAYLFNPQRVRFVDRGDAGPRDATAIQATDDGPRLTLSPGRVAPLAPSFDGDEEKGWEGGRRSLAAEMLFTPGTGREERFFLINNHWKSKRGDDRLGGSRQPPVPGTEVQRAAQAQVISDFVEELLAADPQAAVIVLGDLNEHEFRSPLAVLAESGLVNLVPQIEQEDRYTYNYLGNSQVLDHILVSPRLAAQDPQVDIIHANADYPDSEAASDHDPIVARVRVVGE